GATCGTCGATTCGCTGCCCGTCATGGCTGCATCGTTGAGCCTGTCGTTCTTCTTCCTCGAATTGACCATCGGGCCGATCTGGGCCGTGCCCATGGACATCACGCCGAAACACGTGGGCATCGCGAGCGGACTCGTGAACGCAGGCTCGGCCATTGCCGGCATTTTCTCGCCGATCGCCTTTGGCTTCATCGTCGATCGGACGGGAAACTGGACGCTGCCGTTCATCGGATCGCTGGGCTTGCTGACGGTGGGCATCGTGATGACGTTTTTCATGCGTCCGGATATCAAGCTGGATGCACAGCCTGACGACGCTTCCGGCGAACACGGATTGAAGCTGGCCGAGCAGAGTCGCTGAAGCGCATGAACAAAAGAGACCGCCTTCGCGAAGGAAGGCGGTCTTTGTTTTCACGCGGTGCGAATCGCCTCGATCACCAGTTGCGTTGCCGGGCTGATGCGCCGGTTCTTCCGCAGAATCAGCCCATAAGGCGCGAGCCGGCCGCGTAACGGCGTACCCAGCGACGCAATCGTGCCGAGCGCCGAATAGTAATCCGCCACGGAGGACGGCAGCACGGCCAGCATGTCCGAATCACGCAGCAGCGAGAGCGTGGTGAGAATCGATGAAGTCTCCACGGTGCTTTCCGGCGGCGCCACGCGCGATTCCCTGAAAGTCTGGTCGATGATCTCGCGCATCGGACTGGGATGGGGTTGCACGATCCACGCGAACTTCGACAACTGCACGAGCTTCGGCCTGCCCGGAATGCCGAGCGCCGGATGGTCCGGCCGCGCGACGATGGAAAGCGCCTCCTCCGACAAGGTCTCGAAGCTCAGATCCAGCGCGGGAAAGCCATACGGAATGCGCCCGACGACGATATCGAGCTGATCTTGCTGCAAGGCCTGCACGAGCACGTCGCTGGTATCGATCTGCACGCTGATCTGCAGACGGGGGTGTGCCTCCTTCAACTGCACGATCACGCGCGTCAGCAGTTCCGGCGCGGGCGCCATCACCGCGCCGATGCGCACCTTGCCGATATCGCCCGCCTCGATGGCGGCCAGTTCCTCGCGCAGTTCATCGAGATCCTCGAACATCACGCGCGCATAGCGCATCACTGCCTCGCCGTAGACGGTCGCCTCCATGCCGCGCGGATGCCGCACGAATAGCGACACGCCGATGGTGTCTTCCAGTTCCTTCAACGCCTTGGTGGCCGCGGGTTGGGTCATCGCGAGTTCGTCGGCGGCGCTGCGTAGCGATTCAGTTTCGGAGAGCGCATGCATCAGTTGCAGATGGCGCAGGCGGAGTCGTTTCCGGATGGTCGAGGCGGGCGCGATCATTTCGTGACGAGGTCTTCTTGAGCGATAACCGTTGGAAATAGGCTGATCCAAATAATTCAATGGTCAGTTATCGCAGAGTTTCGCACACTAGCACCACCCGAAACAGCCGCGCAAACCCTTGAGTCGCGCGGCGCAACCCGATCGAACGGAGACAGACGAGATGAAGATCAAGCACGTCCGCGCACGCGTTTTCGAATGGAAGGGCAAGGTCGTTCCGCCGCAATCGCACTTCTGCACGAACGCGGTGGACATCCTCTACGAACGCGGCGACGCGATGGGCTCGTTCCGCTTCCACGGCTGGCTGGTCGTGGAGATCGAATGCGACGACGGCACGGTGGGCATTGGCAATTGCGCGCTGGCGCCGCGCGTGGCCAAGCAGATCGTCGATGAATACCTCGCGCCTATCGCGATCGGCGAAGATCCGTTCGATTACGAATACCTGTGGCAGAAGATGTATCGCCGCACGCTGGCATGGGGCCGCAAGGGCATCGGCATGGCGGCGATCTCGGCGATGGATATCGCCATCTGGGACATCATGGGCAAGGCGGTGAAAAAGCCGGTGTTCAAGCTGCTCGGCGGCCGCACGAAAGAGAAGATCTGGTGCTACGCCTCGAAGCTGTACAACAACGACGATCGCGACGCCTTCCTCGGAGAAGCGCAAGGCTATCTCGACCAGGGCTTCACCGCGATGAAAATGCGCTTCGGCTACGGCCCGAAGGACGGCCCGAAAGGCATGGCGAAGAACCTCGAACAGGTGCGCCTGCTGCGCGAACTGGCGGGCGACGACGTGGACATCATGGTCGAATGCTACATGGGCTGGACGCTCGAATACGCGCGCCGCATGTTGCCGCGCCTCGCTGAATTCAACCTGCGCTGGCTGGAAGAACCGGTGATCGGCGACGACGTGGAAGGGTATCAGGAGCTCAAGAAGATGAACATCCTGCCCATCTCGGGCGGCGAGCACGAGTTCACCGTGTACGGCTTCAAGGACCTGCTCGAACGGCGCGCGGTGGACGTCATCCAGTACGACACCAACCGCGTGGGCGGCATCACGGCGGCACGCAAGATCAACGCGATGGCCGAGGCATGGTCGGTGCCCGTCATCCCGCACGCGGGGCAGATGCACAATTATCACCTCACCATGGCATCGACGGCCAGCCCGATGTCGGAGTTCTTCCCCGTATTCGACGTAGAAGTGGGCAACGAACTGTTCTACTACATCTTCGACGGCGAGCCGCAGCCGGAGAACGGCTATCTGCAACTGTCCGACGAGACGCCGGGCTTGGGGATCACGCTCTCGGACAAGTATCTGAAGGACTTCGACATCATCGAATGAGCCGCATGACGGCGGGCCGACGTAGCCCGTGAACCAGTCCACGGCAAACATCTTGCGTGGGGCCCGAGTATGCGCTGAAGCGCCAGCTCGGGCCGACAGGAGACAGACATGGAGAGCAGGATGGAGGCCCGCGCGGCGACGCGCGATGCAGCATCGGCACAGCACTCGACCAGCGTACGCTGGCGCATCTTCGGCGTGGTGTTTCTCATCACGTTGATCAATTTGGTGGATCGCATCTCGCTGTCGATCGCGATGCCCACCATCGCGAAAGAGTTCACACTCTCGCCCGCGATGCAGGGCCTCATTCTCTCCAGCTTCTTCTGGTCGTATGCGTTGCTGCAGATTCCCGGCGGCTGGCTGATCGACCGCTTCGGGCCGCGCAAGGTGGTCGCATGCGCAACGGTGCTGTGGGGCCTGTTTCAGACGCTGATGGGCGCAGCGACGGGCGGTCTGTCGATGCTCTTCATGCGCGTCGGGCTGGGCGCCGCTGAAGCGCCGCTGTTTCCCGCGGGCAGCAAGCTCAACGCGCTGTGGCTCTCGAAGAAGGAACGCGCGCGCGGCGCGGTATTGATGGATGCCGGCTCGCCGCTCGGCGCGGCGATCGGCGGGCTGGCCATCTCGAACCTGATCCTGATGTTCGGCTCGTGGCGCACGGCGTTCGTGGTCGCGGGCCTCGCGACCATCGCATGCGGATGGCTGGCGTGGCGCTATCTGCGCGACGATCCCGCGAAGCATCCGGGCGTCAACTCGGCGGAACTGGAGCATATCCGCGACGGCGCACCCGCACAGGCCAGCGCCGCGATTCAGGCGAGCGCGCACACGCAGGACGCGCCCTTGCCGCTGCGCTCGACGGTGGCGATGTGCGTGGGTCGCATGGCTTGGGCGATGATCTTTTTCGGCTTGCTGACCTGGGGCCCGACCTATCTGACGCAGGCACGGGGCCTGAGCCTGTCGCAAATCGGCGCCGCCACGTTCTTCATCTTCCTCGCGGGCGCCTGTGGCTCACTGACGGGAGGCTTCCTGTGCGACGCGTTGTGCTCGTGGGGCTTCTCGCGCGGCAAGGTCGTGAAGGGCATGATCGCGCTATCGGGTCTTACGACGCTGGCGGTGTTTGCCGCGCTGCCGGGCATTTCATCGCCCGTGACGGCCATCGCGGTGCTGTGCGCGGCATCGTTCATGCTGTTGTGGGGCAGCCTCTACTGGAGCCTGCCATCGCTGCTCGCCAGTCCGGGACGCGTGGGCCTGCTAGGCGCATGCATGAATTGTGCGGGCAGCGTCGGCGGCATCTCGATTCCGCTTATCACGGGCTTCATTCTTCAACGCACCGGCTCCTTCGATGCGGTGCTGCATTTTTACAGTGCGTGTGCAATGGTGTATATCGCCGGCTCACTGGCGATCGACCTGCGCCGCACGCGCTGACACTCAAAAGGCAAAACTACGATGAAACCTCGTATTGCAGTCCTGCTTGGCGACCCGGCCGGCATCGGTCCCGAACTCATCGCGCGTTTGCTCGCGCGGCCCGAAAACCGCGCGCGCGCCGATCTGCTCATCATCGGCGACAAACGCGAGCTGGATAAAGGCATGGAGATCGCGCAGCAGCGCTTCGACTACACCGTGGTCAAAAGCGAAACCGATGCCCCGCGCGATACCGATGTGCCTTCGCTGATCGATTTTCGTCTCGCCGACGATGCCCCATACGAACGCGCCGTTTCGACCGAGCGGGGCGGGCGCTACAGCCTCGAAGCCTTCAGGAAGGCGCTGGCCCTGACGCAAGACAAGCGCACCCACGCGATGATGTTCGCCCCCGTCAACAAGACGTCGTTGCACATGGCGGGCATGGAGACGAGCGACGAAATGGAGTGGTTCGCGCGCCAGCTTGATTACAGCGGCGCATTCTGTGAATTCAACGTGCTCGACGAACTGTGGACCTCGCGCGTCACCTCGCACATGGCACTGAAGGATGTCAGCGCGCGGCTGTCGGAGCAGCGCATCATCGGTGCGATCCAGTTGATCAACGATGGCCTGAAGCGGGCGGGTATTGCTTCGCCGCGCATCGCGGTGTGCGGCTTCAATCCGCATAACGGCGACAATGGCGCGTTCGGCCGCGAGGAACTGGACGTGATCGCGCCCGCCGTCGACAAGGCGCGCTCGCTCGGTTACGACGCGCAGGGCCCGTTCCCGGCCGATACGATCTTCGTGCGTGCGCGCGACCAGAAGGCGTTCGACGGCGTGGTCACGATGTACCACGACCAGGGCCAGATTGCGATGAAGCTGATGGGCTTTTGGCGCGGCGTGACAGTGCATGGCGGCCTGCCAGTGCCGATCACCACGCCCGCGCACGGCACCGCGTTCGACATCCACGGCCAGGGCAAGGCCGACGTGGGCGCGACGCAAAAGGCCTTCGACATCGCCGTGCGCATGGCGCAGGACCGTCTGGGCTGACGCCATGATGCACGAGCACATCGAGGCCTTGCGACAGCGCTTTCTGCATAGCGGCGATGACGCGGACCTGCCCATCGTCGATGCGCATCATCACTTCTGGGATCTGGAGCGCAACTATCATCCGTGGCTGCGCGACGTGCCGCGCATCCCATTTCGTTACGGCGATTACGAAGCGATCTGCCATGACTTCCTGCCCGACGATTATTTCGCGCGAGCGGGCAATCACCGCATCGTCAAGACGGTGATGATGGAAGGGGAGTGGGACCCGCGCGATCCCACGGGCGAAGCGCGCTGGGCCACGGCGCTGCATCAGCGAACGGGTCTGCCCAGCGCGATGGCTGCGCAGATCTGGCTAGACCGCGACGACGTGACCGACGTGCTCGCCGCTTACCGTGATCTACCGCTCGTGCGCAGCGTGCGGCACAAGCCCGCGACCGTGCCGCGCGCCGCGCATCGCCGCGATTTCAGCGCGCCCGGCTCGATGCGTTCCGAAGGCTGGCGGCGCGGCTACGCGCTGCTTGAAGCAAGTGGCCTGATGTTCGAACTGCAGGCGCCATGGTGGCATTTTGAAGAAGCGGCCGAACTCGCGCGCGACTTTCCGCGCACGAGGATCGTCGTGAATCACACGGGTTTGCCTGCTGACCGCAGCGACGAAGCGCTTGCCGCGTGGCGCAGCGCGCTCGATGCGCTGGCGCGCCATCCCGATGTCTGGCTGAAGATTTCAGGTATCGGCGAGCAGGGCGCTGCATGGAGCGTGGCGCGCAACGGTCCCATCGTGCGCGATGCGATCGCCTGCTTCGGCACTGCGCGTTGTCTGTTCGCGAGCAACTTTCCCGTCGACAGTCTAGTGGTGACGCTCGACGATCTGTTCAGCGGCTTCAAGACGATCGTCGCGGGTTGCACGCGCGAGGAGCGGCTCGCGCTCTTCTACGACAACGCGTGCGCGCTCTATCGCATCTAGGCACTTACACAGGAGACGTCTCTAGCATGACTGCAACGACCTACCGCGGCGTGTTCCCCGTCGCACCCACCATTTTCGACGAGGACGGGCGGCTCGATCTCGAAGGCCAGAAACGCGCCATCGATTTCATGATCGACGCCGGCTCGCATGGCGTGTGCATCCTTGCGAACTTTTCCGAGCAGTTCGCGCTCTCCGACGCCGAGCGCGAGACCGTGCAGCGCACCGTGCTCGAACACGTCGCGGGCCGTGTGCCGGTGATCGTCACGACCACGCACTTCAGTTCGCAGATCTGCGCCGGGCGCAGCCGTGCGGCGCAACTCGCGGGCGCCGCGATGGTCATGGTGATGCCGCCGTATCACGGCGCGACGATTCGCGTGAGCGAGCGCGACATTGAGGCGTTCTACCAGCGCGTGTCGGATGCGATCGACATCCCCATCATGATCCAGGACGCGCCCGTGGCGGGCACGCCGCTGTCCGCGCCGTTTCTCGCCAGATTGGCGAAGGAAGTCGAGCACGTGTCGTACTTCAAGATCGAAACCGCGCAGGCGGCCTCGAAGCTGCGCGAGCTGATCGAACTGGGCGGTGATGCGATCGTCGGCCCCTGGGACGGCGAGGAAGCGATTACGTTGATCCCGGATTTCGATGCGGGCGCGACGGGCGCGATGACGGGCGGCGGCTATCCGGACGGCATCCGCAAGATCGTCGATGCGTATGCGTCTGGCGACACCGAACAGGCTGCGGCGCTCTATCAGCAATGGCTTCCCCTCATCAACTACGAGAACCGCCAGTGCGGGCTTGCGGCCTGCAAGACGCTGATGAAGGAGGGCGGCGTGATCCGCTCGGACGCGGTGCGTCATCCGCTCGCACCGATGCATCCCAAGGTACGCGAAGGGCTGCTGAAGGTGGCGCGCAGGCTTGACCCGCTGGTCTTGCGCTGGGGCCGCTGAGCATCGTTTGAACCCGCGCGTGAACCCTGCGCGCCCATCCCCGCTACCACTCGACCATCATAAAACGCTCGCGATCCGGCGAAGCGGCAGGAGACGTCATGACCTCATCTTTCTCAGGCAGTTCATCCAGTGCGGACGTGGACACTGGCGCGATGGCGGTGGACGAAGAGCATCGGCTCTTCCGCAAGATCGCGTGGCGCTTCTTGCCGGTGCTGATGCTCGGCTATCTCGCCGCGTCGATCGACCGCGTCAACGTGGGTTTCGCCAAGCTGCACATGGCGCAAACGCTCGGCCTGAGCGACGCGATGTATGGTTTCGGTGCGGGCATTTTTTTCGTTGGCTATTTTTTCTTCGAAGTCCCGAGCAACCTGATTCTCTACCGCGTCGGGGCCCGCCGCTGGCTGGCGCGCATCATGGTGAGCTGGGGTGTAGTATCCGGCCTGATGATGTTCGTCAGCACGCCGTGGGAGTTCTATGCCGCGCGTTTCGCGCTCGGCGTGGCGGAGGCGGGCTTCATACCCGGCGTCATTTATTACCTCACGATCTGGTTTCCCGCGCATCGGCGCGGCCGCGTGATGGGCGTGTTCTATATCGCGCTGGCGCTGTCCGGGCTGATCGGCGGTCCCGTGTCCGGCTGGATCTTGCAGTCCATGCCGGGCGTCTGGGGCCTCGCGGGCTGGCGGTGGATGTTTCTGCTCGAGGCGCTTCCGACCATCGCCGTGGCGGGGCTGATCCTTGCGACGCTCGACGACAGGATCGAGGATGCGCAGTGGCTCGATGCCAGCGAGCGCGCCAATCTGCTGCGCGTGATGCAAAACGAGGTACGCCATAAGCCGCATCTGTCGATGCGCGAGATGTTCGCCAATCGTCACCTCGCCGTGATGTGCCTGATCTTCTTCGCGAACATTTTCGCGATGTACGGCCTCGGCTTCTGGATGCCCACGCTGATCAAGAACATGGGCGTCGCCAGCGACCTGCATATCGGCCTGCTGTCCGCGCTGCCGAGCTTATGTGCAATTCCCGCGATGGTCCTGTTCGGCCGCAGCGCGGACCGGCATGGCGAGCGCCGCTGGCATCTGGCCACGCTGTTCCTGATTGGTGCAGTGGGGCTGGCCTTGACGGTGATCTGGCAGCACGAGCCCGCGCTCGGCATACTCGCGCTCTGCGTAGCGAACTTCGGCATACTCGCCATTCCACCGATGTTCTGGAGCCTGCCGACGGCGCTCCTGAGCGGCGCGGCGGCGGCGGCGGGCATCGCGCTGATCAACTGTCTGGCCAATCTGTCCGGCTTTCTCGGGCCGTATATCGTTGGCACGGTGAAACAGTTGACGGGCACCAGCGAGGCGTCGATCTGGCTGATGTGCGCTGTGCTCTTCGCGGGCGCGCTGCTGGTGCTGTCGATTCCCGCGCGGCTCGTCAATCGATGAAGCCTGACATCGACCGTCCGTGCCTTGCTCTCTGAATAACGCCATGAACGCACGCTCGCAAAACAGCATCGGTTTCGACCTGCCGATCTTCGACGCACATCATCATTTCTTTGATCTGTCGGACGGTCACTATCCGTGGTTGACCGACGCCTACAATCCGCAGTTCTTTCTCGGCGACTATCGCGCGATCTGCCGTGATTTTCTGCCGGCGGATTATCGCGCGGCGACGGCGGGCTTCCAGGTGATCGGCACGGTGCATGTCGAAGCGGAGCGCTCGCGCCGTGAGCAGGTCGCGGAGAACGGCTTCGTCGCGCGGCTCAACGCGCGCGAGGGCTTGCCGTCAGTCGCGGTCGCACACGTGTATTTCACGCAGCACGATTGCGCAGAGGTACTCGCCGCGCACGCGGCCGATCCGCTGGTGCGCGGCGTGCGGTCCAAACCCGTGACCTCGACGCACGCGCAGGCGAGCGTGCGCGGCGAGCCGGGCACCATGCAGGACGAGGCCTGGCTGCGCGGACTGGCAACGCTGGAACGCTTCGGCCTGTCGTGGGATCTGCGGGTGCCTTACTGGCATCTGGAGGAGGCAGCCGAAGTCGCACGCGGCGTCCCGGACACGATCATCGTGCTCAATCATCTGGGGCTTCCGCTAGATCGCTCGGATGCCGGTCTTGCAATATGGCGTCGGGGGATGGCGGCGCTGGCCGATTGCGGCAACGTGCATCTGAAAGTGTCGGAGCCCGGCCTTAAGGGTGGCGTGTGGGACAGTGCCAGTAATCGGCGAGTCATTCGCGAGGCGGTCGAGATGTTCGGCTTCTCGCGTTCGATGTTTGCGAGCAATTTGCCCGTCGGAAGTCTCTCTGCGAGTTTCGAACAGATGGTTGCGGATGTGGTTGGTGCTTTGCCTGCTGCGAGTGAAGCGCAATTGCGGGAGCTTTTTGCCGGGACGTGTCGCCGGGTGTACAGGGTGCCAGCATAGAGGCCGATCTCAGCGTTCTGAGATGCCCGTGCGCTGTCGCCAAACGGGTTGGCTGTGTGGTTGATCGAGGAGCAGCTGACAAGCTTGTCGGCGTTTAGAAACCCGACATTTCTATTTGGGACCTACAGACAGAATGTTGATAATTAAGATTATGTAAAATCACAAACAGGCAGCAGCAAACCAACTACCGCTCCCTCCAGCCTCAACCCTCAACAACTCGCCCGATCAACCTTGCGCCTGATCCGCAGCCGGCGTATTTCCTTCACCGTCCGTCTGCGCCGCAGCCGCGTCATCCGCGGGCTTCGCAGCCGCAACCACACCGGCATCTTCACCAGACTTTGCAGCAGGCTTGTTCCGTCCACCCGAACGGCGTCGCGCGAACGCAGATTCCGACGCGGTGACCTTGCCCGTTTCCGCGCCATTCAGATCTACACGCGACGCGCCTTCCGTCAAGCTCGCCCAATATCGGCTGCCACGGCACCAGGTGCTCACGGCATCGCGGACTTCCTGCTCGGTCAGTTTCAGTTCGCCGGCCTGCTTGAGCAGATCGTCGAGAATGCCAATTTTCAGCGCCACCTTCGGCGCAGGATTCTTCGGAAAGGCCAACGGAAAACGCTTCTGCAGCTTGCCGATCGTATGCACGACGGGATCGACGGGATTCTGCTGCTTTGCCGCCGGGCGAGCCGGCGCCGGCTTGCCGTGCGTCTTCGCATCCGCAGGCCGGGGTGCCCGTCGCGGGTCCCGGGATTTTGCGTCGCGCGGATTAGCGTCGCGCGTACCAGCGTCCTTCGCCTTCTGATCCTTGCCGCCCGTGTGAGGAGCCGGCTTGTCCGCAGCCTGCTTTTCCTTGCGCTGCGCCTTTGCCTGCTTGGCGAGTTCGTCCCTCAGCTTCGCCAGTTGTTCAAAGCCCATGTCTTCACCTTCATTGCAATGACGCAGGATTGTAGCAGCCGCTGAGCACCTTCATGCCGGGCGACGTTGCGCTGCCTACCTCAATCTTGCGCCCGGACGATGGCCGTTTCCTGTCATCGCACCATTTCGGCGCGGCAAGCAACGGACTCCGCCAGCCGATGCGAGCAGCAAGCGACGCTCCCGAATCGAATGCGAGCGCAACGCACATCGCCACGCACAAAACGAAAAAAGCGCCGCAAGCGCGGCGCCCTGTCCTGCTTCTGCAACTTCAACCAGCGTCAGAACCGATGCACGATGCCGACGCCCACACCGACCATGCTGCGCGATGACGAAGGCGTCGAGTTAAAGCCATCGCCGATCGTCGCCGTCGCGTTGATGATGGTGCGGCCGTTCGTGCCGAGCGTCTGGCCGTTCGCGCGCTGATATGCCTGCAACGCATACAGACCCGTACGCTTGGACAGCGAGTAGTACTCGGACAGGTTGACCTGCGAATACGACGCGTTGCTCGAGATGCCGTTGGCCTTCGTCGCGCGCGTGTAGGCGTAGCCCGTCGCGAAGTCCCATGCAGCCGTCGGCTTCCAGTGCAGCACGATGCCGCCCGAGTTCCAGATCGACAGGTCGTGGAAGCCCGACCCGATGCCCGGAATGTACTGCACGTTCGAATACGTCGCCGTGATGTCGAACTGGCTGTTGAACGTATAGCCCCCGCCGACGGCGAAGCGCTGCTGCGCGCGTGCCGACTGGTAGCCATTGGTCACGGCCGACACACCCGCCTGCGCGCCCGCGTTCGACGTCGTCGTATCGGTGCCGAACGTGCCGCCATTCACGTTCGAGTTGTTGATCTTCGAGAAGCCCACCGCGATGCCGATCGGGCCTTGCGAATACTGGACCGCCGTGCTCCACGTCGAGCCCTGATACGCGCTGCCCGGCACGCCGCCGAACGAATACGAGCCGCTGAACTTGAAGCCGTACAGCGTTGGCGACATGTACAGCAGCGTATTGTTCGCGCGATAGATCGTATCGAGACCGTCGACGTCGCCCGCGTGCGCGCCGTAGAAACCCGTCAGCCACGTCGTCGGGCTATACGGCGACAGCAACTGGTAGTACGACGCGTACTGGCGGCCAGCCGTCAGCGAACCGTACGTGGCGTTCGTCACGCCGACGAACGCCTGGCGGCTGAACATCAGGTTGTTCGTCGACATCGCGCCGTTGTTCGCGCTGAAACCTTCTTCCAGTGTGAAGATCGCTTTCGTACCGCCACCGAGGTCTTCTGCGCCCTTCAGGCCGAAGCGGCTGCCCGCCCATACGCCCGTGACCATCTTGAAGGCCGAATGTCCGCCCGTGGTCGAACCGAGCGTCGTCGAGCTCGACTGATAACCGATGCCGTTATCGACGATGCCGTACAGCGTCACGCTGCTTTGCGCGAACGCAGGCAGCGTGGCCAGCATCGCTGCGCCAGCCAGAGCGGCTTTGACTTCGGGGTAACGTCGTTTCATCTCCTGATCCTTTGTCATTGAGTGTTATGACGATGCGTCGCATCGTTTTGTCGGCGGCAGGACAAACGCGTGCCGTCGCCGCCGGTGCTGCGGGTAGTGCGAAAAGCTGAAGTCATGCGGGAAAATCCGGATGCCGCGCGGATCGCTACGGGTAACCACCACTATCGTGCCGCGCGATCCTTCACTGCATACCGTTGCGCCTAGCTGTGCTTGCGCTGGGCCTGCGCAGCGAGTCTCACAGGCGCATTGACTGCGCCGTATCCGTCGTAACCGCCCTTGCGCTGCACGACCTCCAGAAAGAAGCGGCCATCCATCTGCTCGGTGTACACATGGAAGAACTCGCCGCCCTGCGCGTCCCTGTCGTAAAGGACGTGGGCCTCTTTCATCTGCTTCACCACGCCGTCGGCGAAATCGTATCGCGCTTCAAGGTCATCGTAATAGTTCGACGGGATTCGCAATAGCTGAACGTCGCGTGCGCGCAACTGTTCGACGGCCGCAAAAATATTGTCGGTGTCGAATGCGACGTGATTGAGGCCCGATCCACGATACGTGTGAAGCGATTGCGCGGTCGAAGTCCGTCCGTCCACCGATGCGTTGAGAACGATCCGCACCGATCCGTCTGCGCTGCGCACCGCGCGGCTGCGCACGAGTCCGTAAGGATCGGGAAGCAACCAGGCGGGCTCCGCGTCGAAACCGAACACGGCCTTGAAATAAAGAATCCACGTATCGAGCGTGTCGGCGGGCAGGTCGAGACACACGTGATCGATGCGCTTCAACTCGCCCTGCACCGCTTGCGTGCGTTCGCTGTCATGCGCGTTCAGCACGAAGTCGGCTTCATAGAGCGTCGGCTCGTCGGGCCGCGCATCGACGAAGTAATGCAGGCTGCCATCGGGCGCGCGCACGCCCGGCACGACGCGTTCGTTCGGACCGACCCGGCCCGAAAACGGTGCATAGCCGAACGACGTCGCGCGCTCGAACACGCGCGCCGCATCGTCGACCTGAAACGCAGACGCGCATAGCGACAGCCCATGCCGATGGAAGAACTCACTGGCGAACGAATCAGTCTCCGCGTTCAGCACGATCGACGCCCCGCCCTGCTGATACAGCGTCACGTCCTTCGAACGATGCTTGCCCGCGGCATGGAATCCCGCTTCGGCGAAGCGCTGCGCAAGACGCGGCGCGCTGGTCGAATCGACGGCGAACTCGATGAACTGGAAGCCCGAATGCGCGGGCGGCGCAGGCGGCGTGAAGAGCGGCTGGCCGTCCTTCGAGCGGGCGCCCTTCAGCCCGGCCTGCTCTTCGAGATACAGCAATGAGCGGTAGCCATCGGCGGCCGTCGCGGCCGTCGGTGCGGCGCGAAAACCGTCGTTGAAAATTTCGAGGGAGAACGGGCCTTGATAACCCGTCGCGAGCACGCGGTCAGCAAAGCCGGCGACATCGAGATCGCCTTGTCCGGGGAAGCATCGATAGTGTCGGCTCCATTCGAGCACGTCCATCTTCTGCAGCGGTGCATCGGCAATCTGCACGAAGGCGATGCGATCGCCCGGAATCTCCGCGATGGGATCGATCGGGTCATCGATCGACAGCGTATGGAAGCTGTCGAGTATCAGGCCGAGACTCGGATGATCGACGGCATCGACGAGCTGCCATGCATGTCGATACGAGTTTATGTACTTGCCCCACGCCAACGCTTCGAAGCCCACACGCACGCCTTC
The DNA window shown above is from Paraburkholderia sp. PGU19 and carries:
- a CDS encoding amidohydrolase family protein, with amino-acid sequence MMHEHIEALRQRFLHSGDDADLPIVDAHHHFWDLERNYHPWLRDVPRIPFRYGDYEAICHDFLPDDYFARAGNHRIVKTVMMEGEWDPRDPTGEARWATALHQRTGLPSAMAAQIWLDRDDVTDVLAAYRDLPLVRSVRHKPATVPRAAHRRDFSAPGSMRSEGWRRGYALLEASGLMFELQAPWWHFEEAAELARDFPRTRIVVNHTGLPADRSDEALAAWRSALDALARHPDVWLKISGIGEQGAAWSVARNGPIVRDAIACFGTARCLFASNFPVDSLVVTLDDLFSGFKTIVAGCTREERLALFYDNACALYRI
- a CDS encoding MFS transporter, giving the protein MESRMEARAATRDAASAQHSTSVRWRIFGVVFLITLINLVDRISLSIAMPTIAKEFTLSPAMQGLILSSFFWSYALLQIPGGWLIDRFGPRKVVACATVLWGLFQTLMGAATGGLSMLFMRVGLGAAEAPLFPAGSKLNALWLSKKERARGAVLMDAGSPLGAAIGGLAISNLILMFGSWRTAFVVAGLATIACGWLAWRYLRDDPAKHPGVNSAELEHIRDGAPAQASAAIQASAHTQDAPLPLRSTVAMCVGRMAWAMIFFGLLTWGPTYLTQARGLSLSQIGAATFFIFLAGACGSLTGGFLCDALCSWGFSRGKVVKGMIALSGLTTLAVFAALPGISSPVTAIAVLCAASFMLLWGSLYWSLPSLLASPGRVGLLGACMNCAGSVGGISIPLITGFILQRTGSFDAVLHFYSACAMVYIAGSLAIDLRRTR
- a CDS encoding L-rhamnonate dehydratase, producing MKIKHVRARVFEWKGKVVPPQSHFCTNAVDILYERGDAMGSFRFHGWLVVEIECDDGTVGIGNCALAPRVAKQIVDEYLAPIAIGEDPFDYEYLWQKMYRRTLAWGRKGIGMAAISAMDIAIWDIMGKAVKKPVFKLLGGRTKEKIWCYASKLYNNDDRDAFLGEAQGYLDQGFTAMKMRFGYGPKDGPKGMAKNLEQVRLLRELAGDDVDIMVECYMGWTLEYARRMLPRLAEFNLRWLEEPVIGDDVEGYQELKKMNILPISGGEHEFTVYGFKDLLERRAVDVIQYDTNRVGGITAARKINAMAEAWSVPVIPHAGQMHNYHLTMASTASPMSEFFPVFDVEVGNELFYYIFDGEPQPENGYLQLSDETPGLGITLSDKYLKDFDIIE
- a CDS encoding 4-hydroxythreonine-4-phosphate dehydrogenase PdxA, with amino-acid sequence MKPRIAVLLGDPAGIGPELIARLLARPENRARADLLIIGDKRELDKGMEIAQQRFDYTVVKSETDAPRDTDVPSLIDFRLADDAPYERAVSTERGGRYSLEAFRKALALTQDKRTHAMMFAPVNKTSLHMAGMETSDEMEWFARQLDYSGAFCEFNVLDELWTSRVTSHMALKDVSARLSEQRIIGAIQLINDGLKRAGIASPRIAVCGFNPHNGDNGAFGREELDVIAPAVDKARSLGYDAQGPFPADTIFVRARDQKAFDGVVTMYHDQGQIAMKLMGFWRGVTVHGGLPVPITTPAHGTAFDIHGQGKADVGATQKAFDIAVRMAQDRLG
- a CDS encoding LysR family transcriptional regulator, producing MIAPASTIRKRLRLRHLQLMHALSETESLRSAADELAMTQPAATKALKELEDTIGVSLFVRHPRGMEATVYGEAVMRYARVMFEDLDELREELAAIEAGDIGKVRIGAVMAPAPELLTRVIVQLKEAHPRLQISVQIDTSDVLVQALQQDQLDIVVGRIPYGFPALDLSFETLSEEALSIVARPDHPALGIPGRPKLVQLSKFAWIVQPHPSPMREIIDQTFRESRVAPPESTVETSSILTTLSLLRDSDMLAVLPSSVADYYSALGTIASLGTPLRGRLAPYGLILRKNRRISPATQLVIEAIRTA
- a CDS encoding dihydrodipicolinate synthase family protein, whose amino-acid sequence is MTATTYRGVFPVAPTIFDEDGRLDLEGQKRAIDFMIDAGSHGVCILANFSEQFALSDAERETVQRTVLEHVAGRVPVIVTTTHFSSQICAGRSRAAQLAGAAMVMVMPPYHGATIRVSERDIEAFYQRVSDAIDIPIMIQDAPVAGTPLSAPFLARLAKEVEHVSYFKIETAQAASKLRELIELGGDAIVGPWDGEEAITLIPDFDAGATGAMTGGGYPDGIRKIVDAYASGDTEQAAALYQQWLPLINYENRQCGLAACKTLMKEGGVIRSDAVRHPLAPMHPKVREGLLKVARRLDPLVLRWGR